A section of the Pectinophora gossypiella chromosome 11, ilPecGoss1.1, whole genome shotgun sequence genome encodes:
- the LOC126370720 gene encoding eukaryotic translation initiation factor 2 subunit 2, protein MDDDMVFDPSLKKKKKKKTGFDLEAALAEQGESTSAEAPAETGDVDLPEDENLDLDNFGKKKKKKKKTFFNLDEMENALPDTREERPPAEEPEQQEDEVIDDLDLDIDFSKTKKKKKKKNIDELALDDDKAEDQENQEDTHGDWQESERDYTYDELLDRVFDIMREKNPNMVSGKKQKFIMRPPQVVRIGTKKTSFANFTEICKTLHRQPKHLLDFLLAELGTSGSVDGNSQLIIKGRFQQKQIENVLRRYIKEYVTCHTCRSPDTILQKDTRLFFLQCETCGSRCSVASIKSGFQAVTGKRAAIRAKTA, encoded by the coding sequence ATGGATGACGATATGGTATTCGATCCTTCtctaaagaagaagaagaagaaaaagactgGTTTCGATTTAGAAGCCGCGCTGGCAGAACAGGGCGAAAGCACGAGTGCCGAGGCGCCTGCCGAAACGGGTGACGTAGACTTGCCCGAGGATGAAAATCTTGATTTGGATAACTtcggaaagaagaagaaaaagaaaaagaagacgtTCTTTAACTTAGATGAGATGGAGAACGCGCTGCCGGACACGCGGGAGGAGAGGCCGCCCGCCGAGGAGCCCGAGCAGCAGGAGGACGAGGTTATCGACGACCTCGACCTCGACATAGACTTCTCAAAGactaaaaagaagaagaagaagaaaaacatcgACGAGCTGGCTCTCGACGACGACAAGGCTGAAGACCAAGAGAACCAAGAGGACACGCACGGCGACTGGCAGGAGAGCGAGCGCGACTACACGTACGACGAACTCCTGGACAGGGTTTTCGACATCATGCGCGAGAAGAACCCCAACATGGTCTCAGGGAAGAAGCAGAAATTCATCATGAGGCCGCCCCAGGTTGTCAGAATTGGCACCAAGAAAACATCATTTGCGAACTTTACAGAAATCTGCAAAACTCTACATAGGCAGCCCAAACATTTATTAGATTTCCTGCTAGCTGAGTTGGGTACAAGTGGGTCAGTGGACGGTAACAGCCAGCTTATTATCAAGGGCAGGTTCCAGCAGAAACAGATAGAGAATGTGCTCCGTCGATATATTAAGGAATACGTAACATGTCACACCTGTCGTTCCCCTGACACCATTTTACAAAAAGACACGAGATTGTTCTTCCTTCAGTGTGAGACGTGCGGATCTCGCTGCTCCGTGGCTAGCATCAAATCAGGTTTCCAGGCTGTCACTGGTAAACGTGCTGCAATCCGTGCAAAGACTGCATAG
- the LOC126370699 gene encoding uncharacterized protein LOC126370699, whose protein sequence is MAASSQLESLDKLITNSLSGENLKEYNRIHYGRTDHNEIKISKATEELAKIHNFEVAAYDFPSAIEETRSPRIVRVGVIQNSIAIATDELLVNQRQAIFDKIRRIINAAANEGVNVLCLQEAWSMPFAFCTREKYPWCQFAEPAENGPSSAFLKELAAKYNMVIISPILERDEVHGDTIWNTAVVINEKGKVIGKHRKNHIPRVGDFNESTYYFEGNTGHPVFDTKYGRIAINICYGRHHPQNWMMFGINGAEIVFNPSATVSGLSEHLWAVEARNAAVANSYFTVAINRVGTESFPNEFTSGDGKPAHKNFGHFYGSSYLTAPDGTRTPGLSRVKDGLLIAEIDLNLCRQIKDKWGFTMTQRLDLYAESLAKAVKLDYEPQIVRNN, encoded by the coding sequence ATGGCAGCTTCATCTCAACTCGAAAGTTTGGATAAACTGATAACAAACTCTTTATCAGGCGAGAACTTGAAGGAGTATAATAGAATCCACTACGGAAGGACTGATCACAATGAAATCAAGATATCGAAGGCTACAGAGGAGTTGGCTAAGATTCACAATTTCGAAGTTGCTGCTTATGACTTTCCATCAGCTATAGAAGAAACACGAAGCCCGCGAATCGTAAGAGTAGGAGTAATTCAAAATTCTATTGCTATTGCTACTGATGAACTTTTGGTGAATCAAAGACAGGCGATATTTGATAAAATTCGACGAATTATTAACGCTGCTGCTAATGAGGGGGTCAATGTTCTCTGCCTACAGGAGGCTTGGAGCATGCCATTTGCATTCTGTACGAGAGAGAAATATCCTTGGTGTCAATTTGCAGAACCAGCTGAAAATGGACCTAGTTCTGCATTTTTAAAAGAACTGGCTGCTAAATATAACATGGTAATTATCTCACCAATATTGGAGAGGGATGAAGTCCATGGAGACACTATTTGGAACACCGCTGTTGTCATAAATGAAAAAGGCAAGGTGATTGGAAAGCACAGGAAGAATCATATCCCTAGAGTAGGTGACTTCAATGAGTCTACATACTACTTTGAAGGCAATACTGGCCATCCTGTATTTGATACTAAATATGGGCGCATTGCAATCAACATTTGCTATGGTCGTCACCACCCTCAGAATTGGATGATGTTTGGGATTAATGGAGCAGAGATAGTTTTTAATCCATCTGCTACAGTTAGCGGGTTGAGTGAGCATCTGTGGGCAGTGGAGGCCCGCAATGCTGCTGTTGCTAACAGTTACTTTACTGTGGCTATAAATAGAGTAGGAACAGAAAGTTTCCCAAATGAATTCACGTCGGGAGACGGAAAGCCTGCTCATAAGAACTTTGGTCACTTCTATGGGTCTAGCTACTTGACAGCTCCTGATGGGACCAGAACTCCAGGACTGTCAAGAGTGAAAGATGGTCTTTTGATTGCTGAAATTGACTTGAATCTCTGTCGTCAAATCAAAGACAAGTGGGGCTTCACAATGACCCAGAGGTTAGACCTCTATGCGGAGAGCCTGGCCAAAGCTGTGAAGCTTGACTATGAACCTCAAATTGTCAGAAATAATTGA
- the LOC126370677 gene encoding 39S ribosomal protein S30, mitochondrial, which yields MHLLRVHRTFPKLKSLIRSQSTQTAALNQDEYTETPEYPPILDLSLQARKLRERQAVHQKIQKINTVEEKQIGLNMPRYYGFKCVMFTDDRVPYNAMPMVQCYTRTHFKPTEKLPDIYNETEQLADQAVKEIKSQIEDAIALELEAFDYKYMTDIPEEAQRENAIAKRIVKQINRIVSNNLADKVSHVLSAQVDYDPRHEAFWFVGGTDVPRNVYQWRKKYPFLKDRIDEPVDRPVQYKGSPIIAVRSHLPLKPILPYSEAENPEFKVPKFTYQPEMVGYKIEHRHGTNIPGFWPGDHDEFGLLSVQGRGYMLVRNKSFGAQDELEALHCQAMKSSFGWLCAQANYQGFTTYNDLTYPLATQTVITNGQEWSFYAYQLNTITMHNEQMDENPKHNICFGTKPQQLYETVENGKVKGLNENVLKTLVQFYLNTPEEREHDMKPYLGKEEQVVADIEDDKKRCWLEDRYKHIMANRPRHLLPPETFLWEKIYKIQHNTRFFEKKRQPWEYGINPYKRRLDEHLPPYIPKVVRPYPRSKKKFETTYYPDV from the exons atgcatTTACTCAGGGTTCACAggacatttccgaaacttaaaAGTTTAATTAGAAGTCAGTCTACACAAACTGCTGCTCTGAACCAAGATGAGTACACCGAGACGCCTGAATATCCTCCGATTTTGGATTTGTCTCTACAGGCGAGGAAATTACGTGAACGACAGGCTGTGCACCAGAAGATTCAGAAGATAAATACTGTAGAAGAGAAACAAATAGGGTTGAATATGCCACGATACTATGGCTTCAAATGTGTGATGTTTACTGATGATAGAGTGCCTTATAACGCTATGCCGATGGTTCAATGTTACACGAGAACACATTTCAAACCAACAGAAAAGCTCCCTGACATTTATAATGAAACGGAACAGCTCGCCGACCAGGCTGTGAAAGAAATAAAGTCGCAAATTGAGGATGCTATTGCACTTGAACTAGAAGCCTTTGA ttataAATATATGACAGATATACCCGAAGAGGCTCAGAGAGAGAATGCCATTGCCAAACGCATTGTGAAGCAAATCAACCGGATTGTCTCCAACAACTTGGCAGACAAAGTCTCACATGTACTTTCTGCTCAG GTGGACTACGATCCTCGTCACGAAGCATTCTGGTTTGTGGGCGGTACTGATGTCCCACGTAATGTGTATCAGTGGAGGAAGAAATACCCATTCCTGAAAGACCGAATTGATGAGCCCGTTGACAGACCTGTGCAGTACAAAG ggtCACCTATTATCGCTGTTAGGAGTCATTTGCCACTCAAGCCAATTTTACCATACAGTGAAGCTGAGAACCCAGAGTTTAAGGTGCCCAAATTCACATACCAACCAGAGATGGTTGGGTACAAAATCGAACACAGGCATGGAACTAATATTCCag gTTTTTGGCCTGGAGACCATGATGAGTTTGGGCTATTGTCGGTCCAAGGTCGTGGCTACATGTTGGTTAGAAACAAATCATTTGGGGCTCAAGATGAATTGGAAGCACTCCATTGCCAGGCCATGAAGTCTAGTTTTGGATGGCTATGTGCTCAGGCCAACTACCAAGGTTTCACTACTTATAACGACCTCACATATCCATTAGCAACGCAAACAGTCATCACTAACGGTCAGGAGTGGTCCTTCTATGCATACCAACTAAACACAATCACTATGCATAATGAACAAATGGATGAAAACCCCAAACACAACATCTGTTTTGGAACAAAACCTCAACAATTATATGAAACAGTAGAAAATGGAAAAGTAAAGGGATTAAATGAAAATGTCCTCAAGACATTGGTACAGTTCTATTTGAATACTCCTGAAGAAAGGGAACACGATATGAAACCATATTTAGGAAAAGAGGAACAAGTAGTAGCAGATATTGAAGATGATAAGAAGCGCTGCTGGTTAGAAGACCGGTACAAGCATATTATGGCTAACAGACCGCGGCATTTACTTCCACCAGAGACATTCTTATGGGAGAAGATTTATAAGATACAGCATAATACAAGATTCTTCGAGAAAAAGAGACAACCGTGGGAGTATGGCATCAATCCGTACAAGAGACGTCTGGACGAGCATCTGCCGCCGTATATACCGAAGGTCGTGCGACCGTACCCAAGGAGTAAGAAGAAGTTTGAAACCACATACTATCCCGACGTCTAA